GGAAAAGAAGTATGTTAACAACGCGATTAATACGCTTAAGAAAATTGGAACATTAATTAGAAAACAAAAAATTAAGACAATACAGGCGATAACTACTGACATGGTTTATCCCCTTTAATCAGTTTGCTCATATCTTCCAATAAATGCTGAATGGAAAATAACACCATAATGGATGCACCAATAGGAACGGATAGGTCGATGTAATAATAAGAAACGCCGATTATAGGGGTGATCTTATCTTCGGCAATTAGAGAGAGTTCATAGCCAAGATAGCCAAAAATAGATAACGCAACGATAGCCATAATATGCGTTATTACAGCGATAGATAATTGTATTTTTTCAGGAAAAAGAGATGTAATTGCATCAATGCTAACATGCATCCTTTTTCCAGCGGCAGAAGCAGCACCGATCATGACTAACCATATGTAGCAAATGATGAGAACCTCTTCACTCCACATTAGCGGGTCATTAAGCAGCCAGCGCATGAATACAGCAAGAATGGTGATAATGACAATCGCAGCAACAGCTAACGATGAAACAATATCACTTAATTTCCCTAGAAATTTAAACATAAAAGATCCTTGCGAAAGTCATAAATAACCATTTATTAATAGAAAAATATTGGCGGTAAAACCGCCAATATAGATGGTTAGTTATTAATAATATCTTGTGTTTGTTGATATAAATTCGCAGACCATTCAGGGAATTCGTTATAGAATGATTTTGATTTTTCTTTGAAAAGAGCACGGTCAACTTCAACAACAGTGACTCCTTCACTTTTCATTTTCTCAATAATTTCTTTTTCTTCTTTCAAGACTAATTCGGTGAGGTATTCACCTGCTTCATTCCCTGATTCAACCAAGGCGAGTTGGATATTTTCAGGTAATTTATTATATGTTTTGCTTCCCATAACTAAGTTGGTGACGTTTTCAACGTGGCCAGTTAAAATTAAATATTTCGCTGCTTCATGATGCTTTTGACCGTATAACACGGGAATTGGATTCTCTGCGCCATCAATAATTTTAAGGTTAAGTGCAGTATAAACTTCAGCTAATGGCAGTGGCGTCGGTGTAGCTCCCATTGCTTCTAAGCCTTTGATTTGGATTTTGTTGTTTGGTACGCGAATTTTTAGGCCTTTTAGATCATCTGGAGTTTGCACCATTTTATTCGCTAAAATATGGCGAGACCCATACAGCCAATCTTTAGAAACAACATGCAATCCTTTTTTGTCTAGCTGTTGTTCCAGAGAGTTATACCAAGGAGAGGCATTTAATTTAAAAATATCTTTATATGACAGACCGAGATATGGGCCGAACATGATGCCGTAGTCAGGAACATAATCTGAAAAGAAAGCACCATCGGCGAGAGTGATGAGTGGGCTACCTAATTTCATCTGTTCAATGACATCTTTTTTCGAACCTAGTTGTGAGCTTGGGTAAGGAATAAGCTCTCCTTCACCATTGGTTTTTTCATTGAATTTTTTTGCCCATTCATGAATGGCGAGGTCAAAAGGTTCTCCAGGGTTATTTTCGTAAGCGACTTTTAGCTTATACTTCGCTTCCGCAAAAGCGGTTCCTGCCATACTGCCCATTAAAAACACGGCACTGAGTGTTAAGCCTAGAATATTCTTCCCGTTTAATGTGCTCAGTTTCATAAATTTATCTCCTGTAGGGGGATTTATTGTTTTAAATAGTTATTGTTTATTTGGTGTATCGTTCTTCAAGTATTGCTTGAGTGCCACTGCGTAAAATTTGAGTAACCTTTAAGGCGATATTCTCAGTTAATGAATCAATTTGATTGAGATCTATTTCCCATAAATCTGACATGGCAAGCACATTGTAAGTGAGCTGTGTGATGTCGGTATCGTAGAGTTTGTCCCAAACTTTAAATCGTTCCAGTAAATATTCATCATCCTTCAATGGAATAGACAGATGGTTGAATTTTCCACGATAAAAAACAATTAAAGCTGCAAGTGAAAATGAAATGCAATAGGGGATAGCATTACGTTGTTGAGAATATGAGATTAACTGGGGTAATAATCGTGTTTTAAATTTAGTGAGTGAATTAAGGGAAATAGAAAGTAACTCATGCTCAATGTAGGGATTATTAAAACGGTCAATAACATCTGTGGCAAACTGATTTAACTCAGAGGGTTGTTGGGATAAAACAGGGATCACTTCATGAGTGACAAGCTCATTAACATAGGCCAAAAAGATTGGGTTGGAGGTCACCTCTCTGACGGTTTTTATGCCAGCTAAGTAAGCAACAGGTACCATTGAGGTGTGAGCACCATTAAGAATAGCAACCTTACGTTCTTTATAGGGTTTAATGTCATCAACAATTTTGATATTTAGTGGAAGAGAATTCAGCTTCAATTTTTCCTCTAAGATCTTTGGACCTTGTATGACGAATAGATAAAAATATTCAGCAGTAACGAGGAAATCGTCTTTATAGCCTAATTCGCTTTCTAGTTTTTCAATTTCGTTTTTTGGGTAGCCTGTGACTATTCTATCCACTAATGTGGAGCAAAAGGTATTGTGCTCATTTAGCCAAGTAACAAATTGACTTGGTAGCTCCCAATCTTGTGCATGTTGAAGAACAAATTCTTTAAGTTTTTCACCGTTATAATCAATTAGTTCGCAAGGTATAATAAATAAGCCTTTATTTGTATCCCCTTTAAAATATTGGTAACGATGGAACAAAAATTGGGTCAATTTACCAGGGAAGCTCTTTGCTGGTTTTTCATCAAAACAGACATCATGGTGATATACAATGCCAGCTTCAGTGGTGTTAGAAAATATCCATTGCAGCTCAGGATTTTCTGCACACTTTATAAATTCATCATATTCAGAATAAATTAGTATTTCTCTATTAACTGAATTTATAATTCTAATATCAGCAACTTGTTGCTGTTGTTCATTAAGCCCCCTGGTGATGGCTGTGTATAGGCCATCTTGCTTATTGATTGATGGGTGTGCAGAGTCAATAGGCCTTACAAGTGTAATGCCGCTATTGAAATCCGTTTTTTCATTCAGTTGGTCAACCATCCAATCAATAAATGCACGTAAAAAATTACCTTCCCCAAATTGAAGAATTTTTTCAGGGTATTGCTTTGTCACCATTGACTTTCGGTTCAGGTAATAATCCATAGCCATTCCTCTAGTTATTATGTGTATTTATGTTCTGGTGTGGACTCAGACTAGAAGTATTTAGGGGAAGGCACTATTAATTGCATCAATTTTGTGGATTAAATGGCTTTTTCATGCTTTTAATCTGTTTTTTATGAGTA
The window above is part of the Providencia sp. R33 genome. Proteins encoded here:
- a CDS encoding tagaturonate reductase, with product MAMDYYLNRKSMVTKQYPEKILQFGEGNFLRAFIDWMVDQLNEKTDFNSGITLVRPIDSAHPSINKQDGLYTAITRGLNEQQQQVADIRIINSVNREILIYSEYDEFIKCAENPELQWIFSNTTEAGIVYHHDVCFDEKPAKSFPGKLTQFLFHRYQYFKGDTNKGLFIIPCELIDYNGEKLKEFVLQHAQDWELPSQFVTWLNEHNTFCSTLVDRIVTGYPKNEIEKLESELGYKDDFLVTAEYFYLFVIQGPKILEEKLKLNSLPLNIKIVDDIKPYKERKVAILNGAHTSMVPVAYLAGIKTVREVTSNPIFLAYVNELVTHEVIPVLSQQPSELNQFATDVIDRFNNPYIEHELLSISLNSLTKFKTRLLPQLISYSQQRNAIPYCISFSLAALIVFYRGKFNHLSIPLKDDEYLLERFKVWDKLYDTDITQLTYNVLAMSDLWEIDLNQIDSLTENIALKVTQILRSGTQAILEERYTK
- a CDS encoding TRAP transporter small permease, coding for MFKFLGKLSDIVSSLAVAAIVIITILAVFMRWLLNDPLMWSEEVLIICYIWLVMIGAASAAGKRMHVSIDAITSLFPEKIQLSIAVITHIMAIVALSIFGYLGYELSLIAEDKITPIIGVSYYYIDLSVPIGASIMVLFSIQHLLEDMSKLIKGDKPCQ
- a CDS encoding C4-dicarboxylate TRAP transporter substrate-binding protein; translated protein: MKLSTLNGKNILGLTLSAVFLMGSMAGTAFAEAKYKLKVAYENNPGEPFDLAIHEWAKKFNEKTNGEGELIPYPSSQLGSKKDVIEQMKLGSPLITLADGAFFSDYVPDYGIMFGPYLGLSYKDIFKLNASPWYNSLEQQLDKKGLHVVSKDWLYGSRHILANKMVQTPDDLKGLKIRVPNNKIQIKGLEAMGATPTPLPLAEVYTALNLKIIDGAENPIPVLYGQKHHEAAKYLILTGHVENVTNLVMGSKTYNKLPENIQLALVESGNEAGEYLTELVLKEEKEIIEKMKSEGVTVVEVDRALFKEKSKSFYNEFPEWSANLYQQTQDIINN